Proteins from one Ranitomeya variabilis isolate aRanVar5 chromosome 1, aRanVar5.hap1, whole genome shotgun sequence genomic window:
- the DDT gene encoding D-dopachrome decarboxylase, whose translation MPFLDLETNLPQHSIPEEFAQKLCSAAASILGKPKERVNATVKSGLSMVIGGSSAPCAHLAISSIGVVGTAEQNKEHSAKFFEFLTEELNLEQDRVLLRFYPLEPWQIGKKGTVMTFL comes from the exons ATGCCTTTCTTGGATTTGGAGACCAATCTTCCCCAGCACAGTATACCTGAGGAGTTCGCCCAGAAGCTTTGTTCTGCTGCTGCTTCAATTCTGGGCAAACCCAAGGAG AGAGTCAATGCAACTGTGAAGAGTGGATTGTCCATGGTGATCGGTGGCTCATCCGCTCCTTGTGCTCATCTGGCAATCTCTTCCATTGGGGTGGTAGGCACTGCCGAGCAGAACAAGGAGCACAGTGCAAAGTTCTTTGAGTTTTTAACAGAAGAACTAAACTTGGAACAAGACAG GGTTTTACTACGCTTTTACCCTCTGGAGCCTTGGCAGATCGGAAAAAAGGGAACAGTTATGACCTTTTTGTGA